A part of Micromonospora chersina genomic DNA contains:
- a CDS encoding endonuclease domain-containing protein, with protein MCRRADNEAHVRFAPLAGLESGVGPAWTGSDPDPDHVDHDHRTGWVRGILCFNCKGGLGQFRDSLARLARAITYLRGTTWQRVLIHPGVFQMCSPTRGRPPSQRS; from the coding sequence ATGTGCAGAAGGGCGGACAATGAGGCACATGTCCGTTTCGCCCCTCTGGCCGGACTCGAATCCGGCGTAGGACCGGCGTGGACCGGGTCGGACCCCGACCCGGATCATGTGGACCACGATCATCGCACCGGATGGGTGCGCGGGATACTCTGCTTCAACTGCAAAGGTGGTCTTGGCCAGTTCCGTGACAGTCTCGCGAGGCTGGCCAGGGCGATCACGTACCTGAGAGGAACCACGTGGCAGCGGGTTTTGATCCATCCGGGCGTCTTCCAGATGTGTTCACCAACGCGGGGACGTCCTCCTTCACAACGTTCCTGA
- a CDS encoding ubiquitin-like protein Pup, whose product MATQEGGQTQSGKSHEEVEEVTAQANPEVAERHAEITEDVDDLLDEIDSVLEENAEEFVRGYVQKGGQ is encoded by the coding sequence ATGGCGACCCAAGAAGGCGGCCAGACCCAGTCCGGCAAGTCCCACGAGGAGGTCGAGGAGGTCACCGCGCAGGCCAACCCCGAGGTTGCCGAGCGGCACGCCGAGATCACCGAGGACGTCGACGACCTGCTCGACGAGATCGACTCCGTCCTGGAGGAGAACGCAGAAGAGTTCGTCCGAGGATATGTGCAGAAGGGCGGACAATGA
- the dop gene encoding depupylase/deamidase Dop, which yields MSVRRIMGTEVEYGISVPGQAGANPMVTSSQVVNAYGARPELNRGGRARWDYEEESPLRDARGFTYSGAAYDPAEALADEDLGLANVILTNGARLYVDHAHPEYSTPEVTNPLDVVRWDKAGERVMAEASRRAATIPGTHPIHLYKNNTDNKGASYGAHENYLMRRQTPFADIVAYLTPFFVTRQIVCGAGRVGIGQDGGQSGFQISQRADFFEVEVGLETTLKRPIINTRDEPHADADKYRRLHVIIGDANLSEISTYLKVGTTALILTMIEEKALGADLGIADPVSELRAVSHDPSLKHLMRLRDGRKLTALDVQWAYLERVRSFVDDRYGSDVDAQTADVLDRWESVLDRLGRDAFLCADELDWVAKLRLLEGYREREKLGWGSHKLQLVDLQYSDVRPEKGLYHRLVQRGSMKTLLTDEQTRSAMTEPPEDTRAYFRGRCLAQYASEVVAASWDSVIFDVGRESLVRVPMMEPERGTRKHVGSLFDRCDTAKDLLEMLTGG from the coding sequence ATGAGCGTTAGACGGATCATGGGCACCGAGGTCGAGTACGGCATCTCCGTGCCCGGCCAGGCCGGGGCCAACCCGATGGTCACCTCATCCCAGGTGGTCAACGCCTACGGGGCACGACCGGAACTCAACCGGGGCGGCCGGGCCCGCTGGGACTACGAGGAGGAGTCGCCACTGCGCGACGCCCGCGGCTTCACCTACTCCGGGGCGGCCTACGACCCGGCCGAGGCGCTCGCCGACGAGGACCTCGGGCTGGCAAACGTCATACTCACCAACGGCGCCCGCCTCTACGTCGACCACGCCCACCCCGAATACTCCACGCCCGAGGTGACCAACCCCCTCGACGTGGTGCGCTGGGACAAGGCCGGTGAGCGGGTGATGGCCGAGGCGTCCCGGCGCGCCGCCACCATCCCGGGCACCCACCCGATCCACCTCTACAAGAACAACACCGACAACAAGGGCGCCAGTTACGGCGCCCACGAGAACTACCTGATGCGGCGGCAGACCCCGTTCGCCGACATCGTGGCGTACCTGACGCCGTTCTTCGTCACCCGGCAGATCGTCTGCGGCGCCGGCCGGGTCGGCATCGGCCAGGACGGCGGCCAGAGCGGCTTCCAGATCTCCCAGCGCGCCGACTTCTTCGAGGTCGAGGTGGGCCTGGAGACCACCCTCAAGCGGCCCATCATCAACACCCGGGACGAGCCGCACGCCGACGCCGACAAGTACCGCAGGCTGCACGTCATCATCGGCGACGCCAACCTCTCCGAGATCTCCACCTACCTGAAGGTCGGCACCACGGCGCTGATCCTCACCATGATCGAGGAGAAGGCGCTCGGCGCCGACCTGGGCATCGCCGACCCGGTCAGCGAGCTGCGCGCGGTCAGCCACGACCCGTCGCTCAAGCACCTCATGCGGCTGCGCGACGGGCGCAAGCTGACCGCGCTCGACGTGCAGTGGGCGTACCTGGAGCGGGTCCGGTCCTTCGTGGACGACCGCTACGGCAGCGACGTCGACGCGCAGACCGCCGACGTGCTCGACCGCTGGGAGAGCGTGCTGGACCGGCTCGGCCGGGACGCCTTCCTCTGCGCCGACGAGCTCGACTGGGTGGCCAAGCTGCGGCTGCTGGAGGGCTACCGGGAGCGGGAGAAGCTCGGCTGGGGCTCGCACAAGCTCCAGCTGGTCGACCTCCAGTACTCGGACGTGCGGCCGGAGAAGGGCCTCTACCACCGGCTGGTGCAGCGGGGCTCGATGAAGACCCTGCTGACCGACGAGCAGACCCGCTCGGCGATGACCGAGCCGCCGGAGGACACCCGGGCCTACTTCCGCGGCCGCTGCCTCGCCCAGTACGCCTCCGAGGTGGTCGCCGCGAGCTGGGACTCGGTCATCTTCGACGTGGGCCGCGAGTCCCTCGTCCGGGTGCCGATGATGGAGCCCGAGCGGGGCACCCGCAAGCACGTCGGGTCGCTCTTCGACCGCTGCGACACCGCCAAGGACCTGCTGGAGATGCTGACCGGCGGCTGA